Proteins encoded in a region of the Microtus ochrogaster isolate Prairie Vole_2 chromosome 19, MicOch1.0, whole genome shotgun sequence genome:
- the Ptger4 gene encoding prostaglandin E2 receptor EP4 subtype has protein sequence MSTPGVNASFSASERLNSPVTIPAVMFIFGVVGNLVAIIVLCKSRKEQKETTFYTLVCGLAVTDLLGTLLVSPVTIATYMKGQWPGDQALCDYSTFILLFFGLSGLSIICAMSIERYLAINHAYFYSHYVDKRLAGLTLFAVYASNVLFCALPNMGLGRSERQYPGTWCFIDWTSNVTAYAAFSYMYAGFSSFLILATVLCNVLVCGALLRMHRQFMRRTSLGTEQHHAAAAAAVASAASRGHAGASPALQRLSDFRRRRSFRRIAGAEIQMVILLIATSLVVLICSIPLVVRVFINQLYQPSVVKDISRNPDLQAIRIASVNPILDPWIYILLRKTVLSKAIEKIKCLFCRIGGSGRDGSTQHCSESRRTSSAMSSHSRSFLSRELREISSTSQTLLYLPDLSESSLGGRNLLPGVHGVGLTQADTTSLRTLRISETSDSSQGQDSESVLLVDEVGGSGREEPASKGNSLQVTFPSETLNLSEKCI, from the exons ATGTCCACTCCTGGGGTCAATGCGTCCTTCTCCGCTTCGGAGAGGCTGAACAGCCCAGTGACCATTCCGGCAGTGATGTTCATCTTCGGGGTCGTGGGCAACCTGGTGGCCATCATAGTGCTGTGCAAGTCGCgcaaggagcagaaggagacgACCTTCTACACTCTCGTGTGTGGGTTGGCTGTCACTGACCTACTAGGCACGTTGCTGGTAAGCCCAGTGACCATCGCCACATACATGAAGGGCCAATGGCCCGGGGACCAGGCACTGTGTGACTACAGCACCTTCATCCTACTCTTTTTTGGCCTGTCGGGTCTCAGCATCATCTGTGCCATGAGCATTGAGCGCTACCTGGCTATCAACCACGCCTACTTCTACAGCCACTATGTGGACAAGCGGCTGGCCGGCCTCACACTCTTCGCGGTCTATGCATCCAACGTGCTGTTCTGCGCACTGCCTAACATGGGCCTGGGCAGGTCTGAGCGACAGTACCCCGGCACCTGGTGCTTCATCGACTGGACCAGCAACGTGACGGCCTATGCCGCCTTCTCTTACATGTACGCGGGCTTCAGCTCCTTCCTCATCCTAGCCACCGTGCTCTGTAATGTGCTCGTGTGCGGCGCGCTGCTCCGCATGCACCGCCAGTTCATGCGCCGCACCTCGCTGGGCACCGAGCAGCACCACGCGGCCGCCGCCGCAGCAGTGGCTTCGGCGGCCAGTCGGGGCCACGCGGgtgcctccccagccctgcagcgCCTCAGCGACTTTCGCCGCCGCAGGAGCTTCCGGCGCATCGCGGGCGCTGAGATCCAGATGGTCATCTTACTCATCGCCACCTCCCTGGTGGTGCTCATCTGTTCCATTCCGCTGGTG GTGCGAGTGTTTATCAACCAGTTGTATCAGCCAAGTGTGGTGAAAGACATCAGCAGAAACCCCGACTTGCAGGCCATCAGAATCGCTTCCGTGAACCCCATTCTGGACCCCTGGATCTACATCCTTCTGCGGAAGACTGTACTCAGTAAAGCCATTGAGAAGATCAAGTGCCTCTTCTGCCGCATAGGTGGGTCCGGCAGAGATGGGTCAACGCAGCACTGCTCAGAGAGTCGGAGGACATCTTCGGCCATGTCTAGCCACTCCCGCTCCTTCCTCTCCCGGGAGCTGAGGGAGATCAGCAGCACATCTCAGACTCTCCTGTATCTACCAGACCTAAGCGAAAGCAGCCTGGGAGGCAGGAATTTGCTTCCGGGCGTGCATGGCGTGGGCCTGACCCAAGCAGACACCACCTCGCTGAGAACTTTGCGAATATCAGAGACCTCAGACTCCTCCCAGGGCCAGGACTCAGAGAGCGTCTTGTTGGTGGATGAGGTTGGTGGGAGTGGCAGGGAGGAGCCTGCCTCTAAAGGAAACTCTCTGCAAGTCACGTTCCCCAGTGAAACGCTGAACTTATCTGAAAAATGTATATAG